In Lytechinus variegatus isolate NC3 chromosome 12, Lvar_3.0, whole genome shotgun sequence, a single window of DNA contains:
- the LOC121425064 gene encoding uncharacterized protein LOC121425064: MASHQVILRYDPLRRHQQDGTMTTALPPISNSSNEHDEIKGEETHRRHRRLISIKDFVKKQKRTRQSTSTPVTDYENTNGNNSSVVIQEIRPSSAGLQTASSRPRKYVSKRNTNSKVEQRLVRAKSSGSKRMSYPPSEFHRQELVSSSFARLRRDNSKSCPMLCDCAMYEFDDEGGVTHPSQNSVDEFPPHENGIDRIKSSDRTNCDRFRVRTKSKSSKKDDIISVRPPKPPSWQNLQTPSQQNLSEPEVKTNPKPSHASEMLKKIGRSKSEEIGMQRHDRIQESVSYRPSKAPSWQTVATQGGSYDADGNVESTSRWSGFATSEGSGNHRQLEPSYKPPKPPSWQTVPAAPEEVTIDTKQTENTVPTIIVPSNPSGRSEARADGRCASAGSSRSTRSPAKVQGDDDVDNDDSNSPDNAQATATNKSRGLRRSNIKRTRSRMIDAREIPKQDSVIPLSQTKPSEFHLRETHHDNDVYLSENVERCRQWLAGLLGDEGDTLAKTSSRSHRGAAARYDSDDDDDDDDELVTCDLELSRDKWMYVGSPYPSSSSEDGDD; this comes from the coding sequence ATGGCATCACATCAAGTGATTTTACGATACGATCCCCTACGAAGACACCAACAAGATGGGACTATGACCACTGCTTTACCGCCAATATCAAATTCGAGCAACGAACACGACGAGATCAAGGGAGAAGAAACGCATCGTCGACATCGGAGATTGATCTCCATCAAAGACTTCGTCAAGAAGCAGAAACGAACAAGACAAAGTACATCGACTCCGGTAACAGATTACGAGAACACGAACGGGAACAATTCGTCGGTTGTCATCCAGGAAATTAGACCATCATCAGCTGGATTGCAGACAGCATCAAGCCGACCGAGAAAGTATGTGAGCAAAAGGAACACAAATTCAAAAGTAGAACAGCGATTGGTTAGGGCAAAGAGCAGTGGTTCGAAGCGTATGAGTTATCCACCAAGCGAGTTCCATCGACAGGAGTTAGTGTCATCGTCTTTTGCGCGACTTAGAAGGGACAATTCCAAATCATGTCCTATGTTGTGTGACTGCGCCATGTATGAGTTTGATGACGAAGGTGGTGTTACACACCCAAGCCAAAATAGTGTAGATGAATTTCCTCCACACGAAAATGGGATCGATAGAATCAAGAGCAGCGATAGAACAAATTGCGATAGATTCAGGGTAAGGACAAAGAGCAAGAGCTCCAAGAAAGATGACATCATAAGTGTTCGACCACCTAAGCCACCTTCTTGGCAAAACTTACAAACGCCTTCCCAGCAAAACCTCTCTGAACCGGAAGTGAAAACTAATCCCAAACCTAGCCATGCTTCAGAGATGTTGAAAAAGATAGGTCGTTCAAAGAGTGAAGAGATTGGGATGCAGAGGCACGACCGAATTCAAGAATCGGTGAGCTATAGGCCATCCAAAGCACCTTCTTGGCAAACAGTAGCCACACAGGGAGGGTCATATGATGCCGATGGGAATGTGGAATCAACATCAAGGTGGTCAGGGTTTGCCACCAGTGAAGGATCCGGGAATCACAGACAACTAGAACCTTCTTACAAACCACCGAAGCCACCATCTTGGCAAACTGTTCCGGCTGCACCCGAAGAAGTGACCATCGATACAAAACAAACTGAAAATACCGTGCCAACTATTATTGTCCCATCCAACCCTTCTGGCCGTTCAGAAGCACGAGCGGACGGACGATGCGCGAGTGCCGGTTCATCAAGATCGACAAGATCACCTGCTAAGGTTCAAGGCGACGACGATGTCGACAATGATGACAGCAATTCGCCGGACAATGCGCAAGCAACAGCCACGAACAAATCACGTGGTTTACGGCGATCGAATATCAAGCGCACGCGGAGTCGGATGATCGACGCGCGTGAGATACCCAAGCAGGATTCAGTCATACCCCTGTCTCAAACAAAGCCATCAGAATTTCACTTGCGAGAAACCCACCATGATAACGATGTGTATCTCAGCGAGAACGTTGAACGATGTCGACAGTGGCTAGCAGGATTGTTGGGTGACGAAGGTGATACGTTGGCGAAGACGAGTTCAAGGTCTCATCGAGGAGCTGCTGCACGTTATGATtcagatgacgatgatgatgatgatgatgaactagTCACGTGTGATTTAGAACTATCACGTGATAAATGGATGTATGTCGGGTCACCATACCCTTCATCGAGTTCTGAGGATGGTGATGACTAA